A window of [Ruminococcus] lactaris ATCC 29176 genomic DNA:
TATCACGCTGTACTGCTTTCATAATACTGCCGCACTCCTTTCTCTTTCATTCACGCTGCAATACGCAACTGACCATTTTTTCAGATATAGGATATCACTATTTTTTTTCGTCTTCAATATGGTTTTAAATTTAGGGTGGCAAAAATCCGAGGCCGGGTTTATAATGATTTATAGTAATTTTTACTCAGAAAAATGGAGGTAGAGATCATGTTAAAATATGTAGAAACCAAAGAGGCTCCGGCTGCGATCGGACCATATTCCCAGGGAGTTGTTGTGAATGGATTTGCTTTCTTTTCAGGACAGGTTCCTCTTTCGCCACAGACAGGTGAAGTGGTCGGAACTACCATTGAGGAACAGGCTGAACAGGTCATGAAGAATATCAAAGGACTGCTTGACAGTCAGAATGCAGCATTTACAGATGTTGTAAAGACAACTTGTTTCCTTGCTGATATTGCTGATTTTGCAGCATTCAATGCCGTATATGCAAAATATTTCACCGGAAATCCGGCCCGCTCCTGCGTTGCTGTAAAGGATCTTCCCAAAGGAGTCCTCTGCGAAG
This region includes:
- a CDS encoding RidA family protein produces the protein MLKYVETKEAPAAIGPYSQGVVVNGFAFFSGQVPLSPQTGEVVGTTIEEQAEQVMKNIKGLLDSQNAAFTDVVKTTCFLADIADFAAFNAVYAKYFTGNPARSCVAVKDLPKGVLCEVEVIAAV